The following proteins are encoded in a genomic region of Glycine max cultivar Williams 82 chromosome 18, Glycine_max_v4.0, whole genome shotgun sequence:
- the LOC100780585 gene encoding 2-methylene-furan-3-one reductase, giving the protein MQNMSLIASLSSTTSQLTSLPSLPSSTSPLSRKFPLTFREKNRTPITPHKLPFSARPTTTRVVLVKSQATAPASSEAVAVTPVSSEMKAWVYGEYGGVDVLKLDSNVTVPDVKEDQVLIKVVAAALNPVDAKRRQGKFKATDSPLPTVPGYDVAGVVVKVGSQVKDFKVGDEVYGDVNEKALEGPKQFGSLAEYTAVEEKLLASKPKNLDFAQAAALPLAIETAYEGLERTGFSPGKSILVLNGSGGVGSLVIQLAKQVFGASRVAATSSTRNLDLLKSLGADLAIDYTKENFEDLPEKFDVVYDAIGQCDRAVKAVKEGGSVVALTGAVTPPGFRFVVTSNGAVLRKLNPYLESGKVKPIVDPKGPFSFDKLAEAFSYLETNRATGKVVIHPIP; this is encoded by the exons ATGCAAAACATGTCTCTAATAGCTTCACTCTCCTCCACAACTTCACAACTCACTTCCCTTCCTTCCCTCCCTTCTTCCACCTCTCCACTTTCTCGCAAATTTCCCCTCACTTTCCGGGAAAAAAACAGAACTCCAATCACACCTCACAAGCTCCCTTTTTCAGCAAGGCCTACCACTACCAGAGTGGTGTTGGTGAAGTCTCAGGCCACAGCACCTGCTTCTTCTGAGGCTGTGGCAGTGACACCTGTGTCTTCTGAGATGAAGGCATGGGTCTATGGGGAATATGGGGGTGTGGATGTTCTGAAGCTGGACTCCAATGTTACTGTGCCTGATGTGAAGGAAGATCAGGTTCTAATCAAAGTTGTTGCTGCTGCTCTTAACCCTGTTGATGCCAAGAGGAGGCAGGGAAAGTTTAAGGCCACTGATTCTCCCCTTCCG ACTGTTCCGGGCTACGATGTAGCGGGTGTGGTGGTGAAGGTTGGTAGTCAAGTGAAGGACTTTAAAGTGGGTGATGAAGTGTATGGAGATGTAAATGAGAAAGCACTAGAAGGACCTAAGCAATTCGGGTCTTTGGCTGAGTACACAGCTGTTGAGGAGAAATTGTTGGCATCAAAACCGAAGAATTTGGACTTTGCTCAAGCTGCTGCTCTTCCTCTAGCAATTGAGACTGCTTATGAGGGTTTGGAGAGGACTGGATTTTCTCCTGGTAAATCTATTCTTGTTCTAAATGGTTCTGGAGGAGTTGGTAGCCTAGTGATTCAG CTAGCTAAGCAAGTTTTTGGAGCTTCAAGAGTTGCTGCCACTTCGAGTACTAGAAATTTGGACCTATTGAAAAGCTTGGGAGCTGATTTGGCTATTGACTACACAAAAGAGAACTTTGAAGATTTGCCAGAAAAATTTGATGTAGTTTATGATGCCATTG GGCAATGTGACAGGGCAGTGAAGGCTGTGAAAGAAGGCGGCAGTGTCGTGGCACTCACAGGTGCTGTTACACCACCTGGCTTCAGATTTGTAGTTACTTCCAATGGAGCTGTTCTGAGGAAACTAAACCCTTACTTAGAAAGTGGGAAGGTGAAGCCAATTGTAGACCCCAAAGGTCCATTCTCCTTTGATAAGCTTGCTGAAGCCTTCTCTTACCTTGAAACAAACCGAGCCACTGGAAAGGTTGTTATACATCCAATCCCTTGA